A stretch of Candidatus Hydrogenedentota bacterium DNA encodes these proteins:
- the crcB gene encoding fluoride efflux transporter CrcB, whose translation MGKMAMVMVGGCLGAVCRYGVGLLSVRLAGAGFPWGTLAVNLAGCFLIGLVFGLAERVLWLTPAFRLFIVTGFLGAFTTFSSFAVETVNAANGGSLRLAVFNVLLNNVGGILLVLLGMRAAQAV comes from the coding sequence ATGGGCAAAATGGCCATGGTCATGGTTGGCGGATGTCTTGGCGCCGTCTGCCGCTACGGGGTGGGCCTGCTTTCGGTGCGGCTCGCCGGCGCCGGTTTTCCCTGGGGCACGCTCGCGGTCAATCTGGCGGGCTGTTTTCTCATCGGGCTGGTGTTCGGGCTGGCCGAGCGTGTCTTGTGGCTCACCCCCGCCTTCCGCCTTTTCATCGTCACGGGTTTTCTGGGCGCGTTCACCACGTTCAGCAGTTTCGCCGTGGAGACGGTGAACGCCGCAAACGGGGGCTCGCTCAGGCTGGCCGTGTTCAACGTGCTGCTGAACAATGTCGGGGGGATTCTGCTGGTGCTTTTGGGCATGCGTGCGGCGCAGGCCGTGTGA
- a CDS encoding B12-binding domain-containing radical SAM protein, whose amino-acid sequence MRVLFVISTPSGIEPLGAMLLAAICLREGHEVSCAISRRGGLLEKARAFDPDVVAYSASSADMDHLREADRPLREWLKARGRRFLRIMGGPHPTFCPEVLDEMGLDAICQGDGDEALPEVLRRWEAGESLEGIPNISLTASDAPVKRLVEDLDALPFSDRGIYYELVPYARSSGLRSMHTSRGCPYKCTYCFNHVYNRKFEGAGRLLRRRSVENVLAEVEQVVRDFPPVRLIRFSDDVFVIKADAWIREFAEKYPRRIGLPFYCLMRSNTLTEETAALLAKAGCQAIGMSIEAGGERVRNKILMRNLSDGQIARSFALAKKHGIRTYATTMVGIPGTTVRDDFESLEFARKISPTAPAFAIASPYKGTAMWDAAVRDGHIAPESSPTSRLTGMSEVTCFTPREKKLHLRISALGPLYVTMPAPFHHAVRALIRWPLPVPNAMLRLFQISYYSYRLATRIFPQAIPRSPVALARAVLDNLRHL is encoded by the coding sequence ATGCGTGTCCTTTTTGTCATTTCCACCCCCTCAGGGATAGAGCCGCTGGGCGCCATGCTGCTGGCGGCGATATGCCTCCGGGAGGGGCACGAGGTCTCCTGCGCCATCAGCCGCAGGGGCGGCCTGCTCGAAAAGGCCCGCGCGTTTGATCCGGATGTGGTGGCCTACAGCGCGTCCAGCGCCGACATGGACCATTTGCGGGAGGCCGACCGGCCGTTGCGCGAATGGCTCAAGGCCAGGGGCCGCCGTTTCCTGCGCATCATGGGGGGGCCGCACCCCACATTCTGCCCGGAGGTGCTCGATGAGATGGGGCTGGACGCCATCTGCCAGGGCGACGGGGACGAGGCGCTGCCCGAAGTGCTGCGGCGCTGGGAGGCCGGCGAGTCCCTGGAGGGCATCCCCAACATTTCTTTGACCGCGTCCGACGCGCCCGTGAAACGCCTGGTGGAGGACCTGGACGCACTGCCCTTCTCCGACCGGGGCATCTACTACGAACTGGTCCCCTACGCCCGGTCCAGCGGGCTGCGTTCGATGCACACCAGCCGCGGCTGCCCCTACAAGTGCACCTACTGCTTCAACCATGTGTACAACAGGAAATTCGAAGGCGCGGGGCGGCTGCTGCGGCGGCGTTCGGTGGAGAACGTGCTGGCGGAAGTCGAGCAGGTTGTGCGGGATTTTCCGCCGGTGCGGCTGATCCGCTTCTCCGACGACGTTTTTGTGATCAAGGCGGACGCCTGGATCAGGGAGTTCGCGGAAAAGTATCCCCGCCGGATTGGCCTGCCGTTCTATTGCCTGATGCGGTCCAACACCCTGACAGAGGAGACGGCGGCGCTGCTCGCAAAGGCGGGCTGCCAGGCGATAGGGATGTCCATCGAGGCCGGCGGCGAGCGGGTGCGCAACAAAATCCTCATGCGGAACCTAAGCGACGGCCAGATAGCCCGGTCGTTTGCACTGGCAAAAAAACACGGCATCAGGACCTATGCGACCACCATGGTGGGCATTCCCGGCACCACCGTCCGGGACGATTTCGAGTCGCTCGAGTTCGCGCGGAAAATCAGCCCGACGGCCCCGGCCTTTGCCATCGCGAGCCCCTATAAGGGCACCGCCATGTGGGACGCCGCGGTGAGGGACGGGCACATCGCCCCGGAGTCAAGTCCGACCAGCCGGCTGACCGGCATGAGCGAGGTGACCTGTTTCACTCCCCGGGAGAAAAAACTGCACCTGCGCATATCCGCCCTCGGGCCGCTCTATGTGACGATGCCCGCCCCGTTCCATCACGCCGTCAGGGCGCTCATCCGGTGGCCCCTGCCGGTGCCCAACGCGATGCTCCGCCTCTTTCAGATTTCTTATTACAGTTACCGGCTGGCAACCCGCATTTTCCCCCAGGCCATCCCCCGCTCACCCGTGGCGCTGGCGCGGGCCGTGCTGGACAATTTGCGCCATTTGTGA
- a CDS encoding DUF190 domain-containing protein: MNYRVIEIFTSENGHWNGKPAHEAVVSFLQKHKLAARCIVTRGLGGYYEDGSVATAKIEILSLSMPLKIEVALPSSQADTLLAALREGVLDGIVGVRDLEVVAHRTQKGLLPKHLLVRDIMTAGPRSATPDTPVIEIARLLVSAQFNGVPVVDDGGRPVGVITQGDLIDRAKMPVRLGLLAQMQAENKDALLRGLESLKASDIMTSPVTLIGGDARLVDAVRLMLSKGLKRLPVVDASGKLEGMLARWDVFRTITEETPDWKSIETQQITLTGMKTVGDIMRRDTHTVPASATIEEVMHVIDSNDLQRVAVVDDAGALLGLITDRSLLRLFSGEKVGVWERMASRLTFTEMGRRRKAVMELARRMTAGEVMESNLVTVSEDTPLEEVVRLMTAHQIKRLPVLDGKGVFKGMVSRDSLLRAELGDA, encoded by the coding sequence ATGAATTACAGGGTCATCGAGATTTTCACCAGTGAAAACGGGCACTGGAACGGGAAACCCGCGCATGAGGCCGTCGTGTCGTTTCTCCAGAAACACAAACTCGCCGCACGCTGCATCGTGACCCGCGGTCTGGGCGGGTATTACGAGGACGGCAGTGTGGCCACCGCAAAGATTGAGATTTTGTCGCTGAGCATGCCGTTGAAAATAGAGGTGGCGCTCCCGTCCTCCCAGGCGGACACGCTGCTGGCCGCGCTCCGCGAGGGGGTGCTGGACGGAATCGTCGGCGTCCGCGACCTCGAAGTGGTGGCCCACAGGACGCAGAAGGGCCTCCTGCCAAAGCATCTGCTGGTTCGCGACATCATGACCGCCGGGCCGAGGTCGGCAACGCCGGACACACCGGTCATCGAAATCGCGCGGCTGCTGGTGTCCGCCCAATTCAACGGCGTTCCCGTGGTGGACGACGGCGGCCGCCCCGTCGGTGTCATCACCCAGGGTGACCTGATAGACCGGGCGAAAATGCCCGTGCGCCTGGGCCTGCTCGCGCAGATGCAGGCCGAAAACAAGGACGCGCTGCTCCGCGGCCTGGAATCACTCAAGGCCTCCGACATCATGACATCGCCCGTGACGCTCATCGGCGGAGACGCCCGACTGGTGGACGCTGTCAGGCTCATGTTGTCCAAAGGGCTGAAACGGCTTCCGGTGGTGGACGCGTCCGGAAAGCTTGAGGGAATGCTTGCCCGGTGGGATGTCTTCCGAACCATCACCGAGGAGACCCCGGACTGGAAAAGCATCGAGACGCAGCAAATCACCCTGACGGGCATGAAAACCGTGGGCGACATCATGCGGCGGGACACGCACACCGTCCCCGCGTCGGCGACGATCGAGGAGGTCATGCACGTCATAGACAGCAACGACCTACAGCGCGTGGCCGTGGTGGACGACGCGGGCGCGCTGCTCGGCCTCATCACTGACCGCAGCCTGCTGCGGCTGTTCTCCGGGGAAAAGGTGGGCGTCTGGGAGCGCATGGCCAGCAGGCTCACCTTCACCGAGATGGGGCGGAGGCGGAAGGCTGTCATGGAACTGGCCCGGCGCATGACCGCCGGGGAGGTGATGGAGTCCAATCTTGTGACTGTTTCGGAGGACACCCCGCTGGAGGAGGTCGTCCGGCTGATGACCGCGCACCAGATAAAACGCCTGCCAGTCCTGGACGGGAAGGGCGTGTTCAAGGGCATGGTCAGCCGTGATTCGCTCCTCCGCGCCGAACTCGGGGATGCCTGA
- a CDS encoding ammonia-forming cytochrome c nitrite reductase subunit c552, whose protein sequence is MRNSDRQGATLKRLGIIMGAAALAAALAAAGVTALLVNIFQRQQEARNPFMRVVDITDDTEDPAEWGKNFPMQYDQYLKTSDQQRTRHGGSEALPHQPTAADPRTVVTQSKIELDPRMKRMWEGYAFAIDFREERGHAYMLEDQTYTQRHQKPQFGNCIHCHASVYVPYKKLGDGDLMKGFAEMCAMPYAEARQYVEHPVACIDCHDPDTMQLRVTRPGFLEGVKVKMKVERGIDNYDPNTMATRQEMRSFVCGQCHVEYYFRPEDKRLVYPWFEGRQADQILGYYDGIGFKDWVHAETGAPMLKAQHPEFEMWSEGTHARAGVACADCHMPYMRVGGMKISDHHVRSPLLNINNSCQTCHKAPEAELLGRAERIQDKTVEMRDKAMDALMELIDAIVAAQARGVDADILDAARMEQRRATFLIDFVEAENSVGFHAPQEAARVLFTAMDHLRQGLMLVGQPTPGGVQESVPAANPGG, encoded by the coding sequence ATGCGGAACTCGGACAGGCAGGGCGCCACGCTGAAAAGGCTCGGGATCATCATGGGCGCCGCGGCGCTGGCCGCGGCGCTGGCCGCGGCGGGGGTGACCGCCCTGCTGGTGAACATTTTCCAGCGCCAGCAGGAGGCGCGTAACCCGTTCATGCGCGTGGTGGACATCACCGACGATACCGAGGACCCCGCGGAGTGGGGGAAAAACTTCCCCATGCAGTACGACCAGTACCTGAAGACCTCGGACCAGCAGCGCACCCGCCACGGCGGCAGCGAGGCGCTGCCCCACCAGCCCACGGCGGCGGACCCGCGCACCGTGGTGACCCAGTCCAAGATTGAGCTGGACCCGCGCATGAAGCGGATGTGGGAGGGCTACGCCTTCGCCATAGACTTCCGCGAGGAGCGCGGCCACGCGTACATGCTCGAGGACCAGACCTACACGCAGCGCCACCAGAAACCCCAGTTCGGCAACTGCATCCACTGCCACGCCTCGGTCTATGTGCCCTATAAAAAACTCGGCGACGGCGACCTGATGAAGGGCTTCGCGGAAATGTGCGCCATGCCCTACGCCGAGGCGCGCCAGTATGTCGAGCATCCCGTCGCCTGCATTGACTGCCACGATCCGGACACCATGCAGCTCCGCGTGACCCGCCCCGGTTTCCTGGAGGGGGTGAAAGTCAAAATGAAAGTCGAGCGGGGCATTGACAATTACGACCCGAACACCATGGCCACCCGGCAGGAAATGCGCTCCTTCGTCTGCGGCCAGTGCCATGTCGAGTATTATTTCCGCCCCGAGGACAAGCGCCTGGTCTACCCCTGGTTTGAGGGCCGGCAGGCCGACCAGATTCTCGGCTATTACGACGGGATCGGTTTCAAGGACTGGGTCCACGCCGAAACCGGCGCGCCCATGCTCAAGGCGCAGCATCCCGAGTTTGAGATGTGGAGCGAGGGCACCCACGCCCGCGCGGGCGTCGCCTGCGCCGACTGCCACATGCCCTACATGCGCGTGGGCGGCATGAAGATCAGCGACCACCATGTCCGCAGCCCGCTGCTCAACATCAACAACTCCTGCCAGACCTGCCACAAGGCGCCCGAGGCGGAGCTGCTGGGGCGCGCCGAGCGCATCCAGGACAAGACTGTCGAGATGCGCGACAAGGCCATGGACGCCCTCATGGAGCTCATTGACGCGATTGTGGCCGCGCAGGCGCGCGGCGTGGACGCGGACATCCTCGATGCGGCCCGCATGGAGCAGCGCCGCGCCACCTTCCTCATAGACTTCGTCGAGGCGGAAAACTCCGTCGGCTTCCACGCCCCCCAGGAGGCCGCCCGCGTGCTCTTCACCGCCATGGACCATCTCCGCCAGGGGCTGATGCTGGTCGGGCAGCCCACACCGGGCGGGGTCCAGGAGAGTGTTCCGGCCGCGAATCCGGGAGGGTGA
- the nrfH gene encoding cytochrome c nitrite reductase small subunit, with translation MGRWTVVSAVIAALCAGAGLGVGSYTFIYAKGLSYMSNDPAVCANCHVMREYLDAWQKGSHHAVAVCNDCHTPHNLIGKYYTKALNGYHHSLAFTTGWFPDNIQITPRNREITQGACRHCHGEMVLEIDAFGHGPQALDCIRCHGSVGHMN, from the coding sequence ATGGGCAGATGGACGGTTGTGTCGGCGGTAATCGCCGCCCTGTGCGCGGGCGCGGGGCTGGGGGTCGGCTCGTACACCTTCATTTACGCCAAGGGCCTCTCCTACATGTCCAACGACCCCGCCGTCTGCGCCAACTGCCACGTCATGCGGGAGTATCTGGACGCCTGGCAGAAGGGCAGCCACCATGCGGTCGCCGTGTGCAATGACTGCCACACCCCGCACAATCTCATCGGCAAGTATTACACCAAGGCCCTGAACGGCTATCACCATTCCCTGGCGTTCACCACGGGCTGGTTTCCCGACAACATCCAAATCACGCCGAGAAACCGGGAAATCACCCAGGGGGCCTGCCGGCACTGCCACGGGGAGATGGTGCTGGAGATAGACGCTTTCGGCCACGGCCCCCAGGCGCTGGACTGCATCCGGTGCCACGGGTCGGTGGGCCACATGAATTAA
- a CDS encoding NAD(P)H-hydrate dehydratase — translation MTELLRHSRVARWLPERPRDGHKGTFGHLFVLAGSRGLSGAARLACEAAYRTGAGLVTLGVPKPLANALEAALLETMTLSLPATDMETLSSSALAHALAFANGRQAAVVGPGLSRHADTALLAREMALRCAVPTVLDADALYALCREEPFDGFPETGDGGESDASTRVMTPHPGEMSRLTGMAVADIQADREGTAAQFAEKWRAVVVLKGRHTVIAAPDGRLAVNPTGNQGMATGGTGDVLAGMIGALLAQGTDTWGAACAGVYAHGLAGDIAARRMTPRALVAGDLLAALPEAWRELEG, via the coding sequence ATGACAGAACTGCTGCGACATTCGCGGGTGGCCCGCTGGCTTCCGGAGCGTCCGCGCGACGGGCACAAGGGGACCTTCGGCCACCTGTTTGTCCTGGCCGGCTCGCGCGGCCTCAGCGGCGCGGCGCGCCTGGCCTGCGAGGCGGCCTATCGCACCGGCGCGGGCCTGGTGACGCTGGGCGTGCCGAAGCCGCTGGCGAACGCCCTGGAGGCGGCCCTGCTGGAGACCATGACCCTTTCCCTGCCCGCCACGGACATGGAGACCCTCTCCTCCTCCGCCCTGGCGCACGCCCTGGCCTTCGCCAACGGCAGGCAGGCCGCCGTGGTCGGCCCCGGCCTGTCACGCCATGCGGACACGGCGCTCCTTGCGCGGGAAATGGCCCTCCGCTGCGCGGTTCCGACGGTGCTGGACGCGGACGCCCTTTACGCGCTGTGCCGTGAGGAGCCCTTTGACGGTTTCCCGGAGACGGGGGACGGCGGGGAGTCCGACGCGTCCACGCGCGTGATGACACCGCATCCGGGCGAGATGTCCCGGCTGACCGGGATGGCGGTGGCGGACATTCAGGCGGACCGGGAGGGCACAGCCGCGCAGTTCGCGGAGAAATGGCGGGCCGTGGTGGTGCTTAAGGGGCGGCACACCGTCATCGCCGCGCCGGACGGGCGGCTTGCGGTCAACCCCACGGGCAACCAGGGCATGGCCACCGGCGGCACGGGCGACGTGCTGGCGGGCATGATCGGCGCCCTGCTGGCCCAGGGGACGGACACCTGGGGGGCGGCCTGCGCCGGAGTGTATGCGCACGGCCTGGCGGGGGACATCGCCGCGCGGCGGATGACCCCGCGCGCCCTGGTTGCGGGCGACCTGCTGGCGGCGCTGCCGGAGGCTTGGCGCGAACTGGAGGGATGA
- the thiL gene encoding thiamine-phosphate kinase, whose product MTTLSELGEFGLIARVTAGLKQGGGVVVGTGDDCAVLRLGNGLLLASCDAFIENIHFKREWASPRDIGWKAAASALSDIAAMGGTALYVLATVGSPKDSDALFVQEVCAGIAESVEACGAALVGGDMTGSPGPLILDIAVLGEVSGGRYLARSGALPGDLLAVTGYPGQSAAGLLALIHGIDAPPLIQAHLRPEPRLAEGRWLARQPGAHAMIDLSDGLLQDLGHIAGRSGVGINVDSDLVPMAPALNGFESTISQPLESLTLSGGEDYELAVALDPADAESLCAAFAAEFGHPLTVVGFAEQGWTGIRLDGQEAGQRGFDHFGAI is encoded by the coding sequence ATGACCACCCTGAGCGAACTGGGAGAATTCGGCCTGATTGCCCGCGTCACCGCCGGATTGAAACAGGGCGGCGGGGTTGTGGTGGGGACGGGGGACGACTGCGCCGTGCTGCGCCTGGGGAACGGCCTGCTGCTGGCCAGTTGCGACGCGTTCATCGAGAACATCCATTTCAAGCGGGAATGGGCCTCGCCCCGGGACATTGGCTGGAAGGCCGCGGCGTCCGCGCTCAGCGACATCGCCGCCATGGGGGGGACGGCCCTGTATGTCCTGGCCACGGTGGGCAGCCCAAAGGACAGCGACGCCCTGTTTGTGCAGGAAGTCTGCGCGGGCATCGCCGAATCGGTCGAGGCCTGCGGCGCGGCGCTGGTCGGCGGCGACATGACCGGCTCGCCGGGGCCCCTCATCCTTGACATCGCCGTGCTCGGGGAGGTGTCCGGGGGCCGGTATCTTGCCCGGAGCGGCGCGCTGCCGGGGGACTTGCTCGCCGTCACGGGGTATCCGGGCCAGTCCGCCGCCGGACTGCTCGCGCTGATTCACGGCATTGACGCGCCCCCGCTTATACAGGCCCATCTGCGTCCCGAGCCCCGGCTGGCGGAAGGCCGCTGGCTGGCGCGGCAGCCCGGCGCGCACGCCATGATTGACCTCAGCGACGGCCTCCTTCAGGACCTTGGCCATATCGCCGGGCGCAGCGGCGTGGGCATCAATGTGGACTCGGACCTCGTGCCCATGGCGCCGGCGCTTAATGGGTTTGAAAGCACCATCAGCCAGCCCCTGGAAAGCCTCACCCTCTCCGGGGGTGAGGACTATGAACTGGCCGTGGCGCTGGACCCCGCCGACGCGGAGAGCCTGTGCGCCGCCTTTGCCGCCGAGTTTGGCCATCCCCTCACCGTGGTCGGATTTGCCGAGCAGGGCTGGACCGGCATCCGCCTCGACGGGCAGGAGGCCGGCCAGCGCGGTTTTGATCATTTTGGGGCCATTTGA
- a CDS encoding B12-binding domain-containing radical SAM protein, with protein sequence MRVVFVIPPFDFAWSVGNVFKKARNGVLPPLGVGFLAAALEANGHETLLVDAMAEQFNVAETAAAVAALRPDLVGVSFITFMNAPAAMATVAALRGALGATPIVLGGAHVTTRGLAVLNDFPGADYAIPGDGEIPLCGLVDALASGAPVSECPGLWLRDASGTPVATPDAPKLNDLDLFAPPARHLYKQDLYRPLPSLNLGSRVATAITARGCPWAKCAFCHQGSGCSPVFRRRSPEHVVDELEMLAREHGARSIVFFDDNFCVMPGWIRRFCDLLDGRGLRLKWSILARADTVTPEMLRRMADSGCYSVQFGFESGNQDILDLIHKGITLDQCRNAVRWARAAGLEIRGSFMLGFPTETPEMSEETIRFACELNADYMLFFAYHVLPDTALEEVALNHGRLCPSENFNVHLPSYVPDTYPDGEALAQMIRTAYSRYYLRPAYVLQLLRRTLRRPQLIYNHMVGLVFWAGLMAGGAGNSAASHVAPPVAPPAAPGK encoded by the coding sequence ATGAGAGTTGTTTTCGTCATACCCCCCTTCGACTTTGCCTGGTCCGTTGGCAATGTCTTCAAAAAAGCGCGAAACGGCGTGCTGCCCCCGCTGGGTGTTGGCTTTCTTGCGGCCGCGCTGGAGGCGAACGGGCACGAGACCCTGCTGGTGGACGCGATGGCCGAGCAGTTTAACGTGGCCGAAACCGCCGCCGCCGTGGCCGCGCTGCGGCCGGACCTGGTCGGCGTGTCCTTCATCACCTTCATGAACGCCCCCGCCGCGATGGCCACCGTCGCCGCCCTGCGCGGGGCGCTGGGGGCGACCCCCATCGTTCTGGGCGGCGCCCATGTGACCACCCGCGGCCTGGCCGTGCTGAATGATTTTCCCGGCGCGGACTACGCCATTCCCGGCGACGGCGAGATTCCCCTCTGCGGGCTGGTTGACGCCCTTGCCTCCGGCGCCCCCGTCTCGGAGTGTCCCGGGCTGTGGCTGCGCGACGCCTCCGGCACCCCTGTGGCGACGCCCGACGCGCCGAAACTGAACGACCTGGACCTGTTTGCGCCTCCCGCGAGGCACCTGTACAAACAGGACCTCTACCGCCCCCTGCCCAGTCTGAATCTGGGAAGCCGTGTGGCGACCGCCATCACCGCCCGGGGCTGCCCCTGGGCCAAGTGCGCCTTCTGCCATCAGGGAAGCGGCTGCTCCCCGGTCTTCCGGCGGCGCTCCCCCGAGCATGTGGTGGATGAGCTGGAGATGCTGGCCAGGGAACACGGCGCGCGGAGCATTGTTTTTTTTGACGACAATTTCTGCGTGATGCCCGGGTGGATACGGCGTTTTTGCGACCTGCTGGACGGGCGCGGACTGCGCCTCAAGTGGTCCATTCTGGCCCGCGCCGACACGGTGACGCCGGAGATGCTCCGCCGGATGGCCGATTCGGGCTGCTACAGCGTGCAGTTTGGCTTCGAATCGGGCAACCAGGACATTCTGGACCTGATTCACAAGGGGATCACACTGGACCAGTGCCGAAACGCGGTCCGCTGGGCGCGCGCTGCGGGGCTGGAAATACGCGGCTCGTTCATGCTGGGCTTTCCCACAGAAACCCCCGAAATGTCCGAGGAGACCATCCGCTTCGCCTGCGAGCTGAACGCGGACTACATGCTGTTTTTCGCCTACCATGTGCTTCCGGACACGGCCCTGGAGGAGGTGGCCCTGAACCACGGACGGCTGTGCCCCTCTGAAAATTTCAACGTCCACCTCCCCTCCTATGTGCCCGACACCTATCCGGACGGGGAGGCCCTGGCCCAGATGATCCGCACGGCCTACAGCAGGTACTATCTGCGACCGGCCTATGTCCTCCAACTGCTCCGCCGCACCCTGCGCAGGCCGCAGTTGATATACAACCACATGGTCGGCCTTGTGTTTTGGGCGGGGCTGATGGCGGGCGGCGCGGGCAACAGCGCCGCGTCCCACGTTGCGCCCCCCGTTGCGCCGCCGGCAGCGCCGGGCAAATGA
- a CDS encoding acetyl-CoA carboxylase biotin carboxylase subunit has protein sequence MFKRVLVANRGEIAVRIIRACREMGIHTVAVYSTADRDCLHTHLADESVCIGPPDPAESYLKVSSIIAAAEVADVQAIHPGYGFLSENARFAGICRDCKLVFIGPSPEALALSGDKAACRMAVRRAGVTVAPGSEGVVSDPRQVAETARSLGYPVLVKAALGGGGRGMRVAHNESSLKHAVAMAASEAEAAFGGGGVYIEKFIEDARHIEVQILADHHGKTAALGERECTIQRRHQKLIEETPGTALTPALRSRMVKAALRAARAIGAVNAGTAEFLLAPDGEFYFIEFNPRIQVEHTVTEEVTGIDLVREQIRVAAGEPLGHTQAETSGAAIQARVCAEDPEQGFRPNPGIIGRCHLPGGPGIRVDTHIFPGYEVPRHYDSLLAKIIARGRTRAEAAARLAGALDEFYTEGVRNNAAFCARILRGAPFLRGDITPGLLDVYMGRPEERAQGAGP, from the coding sequence ATGTTCAAGCGGGTGCTGGTGGCCAACCGGGGCGAAATCGCGGTGCGGATTATCCGCGCCTGCCGCGAGATGGGCATCCACACGGTGGCGGTCTACTCGACCGCGGACCGCGACTGCCTCCACACGCACCTTGCGGACGAGAGCGTCTGCATCGGCCCGCCGGACCCCGCCGAGAGTTACCTGAAGGTGTCCAGCATCATCGCCGCCGCCGAGGTGGCCGACGTGCAGGCCATCCACCCCGGCTACGGTTTCCTGTCCGAGAACGCCCGGTTCGCGGGCATCTGCCGCGACTGCAAGCTGGTGTTCATCGGCCCGAGCCCCGAGGCGCTGGCGCTGAGCGGCGACAAGGCGGCCTGCCGGATGGCGGTGCGCCGCGCCGGGGTCACCGTGGCGCCCGGCTCGGAGGGGGTGGTCTCCGACCCGCGGCAGGTGGCCGAGACGGCCCGGTCCCTGGGGTATCCCGTGCTGGTGAAGGCCGCGCTGGGCGGCGGCGGCCGGGGCATGCGCGTGGCCCACAACGAGTCCTCCCTGAAGCACGCCGTGGCCATGGCCGCGTCCGAGGCGGAGGCCGCCTTCGGCGGGGGCGGGGTCTATATCGAAAAGTTCATCGAGGACGCCCGCCACATCGAGGTGCAGATTCTTGCGGACCACCATGGGAAGACGGCCGCACTGGGCGAGCGGGAGTGCACCATCCAGCGCCGGCACCAGAAACTCATCGAGGAGACGCCCGGCACGGCGCTGACCCCGGCGCTGCGCTCGCGGATGGTGAAGGCCGCACTGCGCGCCGCGCGCGCCATCGGCGCAGTCAACGCGGGCACCGCGGAGTTCCTCCTGGCCCCGGACGGCGAGTTCTATTTCATCGAGTTCAATCCGCGCATCCAGGTGGAGCACACCGTGACCGAGGAGGTGACGGGGATTGATCTGGTGCGCGAGCAGATACGCGTCGCCGCGGGCGAGCCCCTGGGCCACACCCAGGCCGAGACCTCCGGCGCGGCCATCCAGGCGCGGGTCTGCGCCGAGGACCCGGAGCAGGGTTTCCGGCCCAACCCCGGCATAATCGGCCGCTGCCACCTGCCCGGCGGGCCGGGCATCCGCGTGGACACGCACATTTTCCCCGGCTACGAGGTGCCCAGGCACTACGACTCCCTGCTGGCCAAGATCATCGCGCGCGGACGCACCCGCGCGGAGGCCGCCGCGCGGCTGGCGGGCGCGCTTGACGAGTTCTACACGGAGGGCGTCCGGAACAACGCGGCGTTCTGCGCCCGCATCCTGCGCGGCGCGCCCTTCCTGCGGGGCGACATCACCCCGGGCCTGCTGGATGTGTACATGGGCCGTCCGGAGGAGCGGGCGCAGGGGGCCGGCCCCTGA